Proteins from a genomic interval of Stenotrophomonas maltophilia R551-3:
- a CDS encoding polyhydroxyalkanoate depolymerase, translating to MLYQLHELTRNLLAPWVHQAQANAKFFATPGHWWSQMPGADRLAAVNELFHRIGKDYEKPEWGINEIDVEGERVPIVVHEEVSKPFCKLLRFKRHSNEADQLHTMLNQPFVLVVAPLSGHHATLLRDTVRTLLRDHRVYVTDWVDARMVPASEGEFGLDDYIAYIQEFIRHLGVERLHVVSVCQPTVPVLAAVSLMASRGEPTPRTLVMMGGPIDARCSPTAVNNLATQNPLSWFENNVIHTVPGSYPGAGRRVYPGFLQHAGFLSMNPSRHFSSHWDFYTDLVKGDLEDADAHRNFYDEYNAVLDMPAKYYLDTIRVVFQDFLLPRGEWVVNGEKVDPSAIRDTALLSIEGELDDIAGLGQTEAAQALCTGIGADRREHFIVEGAGHYGIFSGRRWREVVYPKVRDFFAAHAEAPAAKASKKKSNVTPLRRKAG from the coding sequence ATGCTCTATCAACTGCACGAACTGACCCGCAACCTGCTCGCCCCCTGGGTGCACCAGGCCCAGGCCAACGCAAAGTTCTTCGCCACCCCGGGCCACTGGTGGTCGCAGATGCCCGGTGCCGATCGACTGGCGGCCGTCAATGAGCTGTTCCATCGCATCGGCAAGGATTACGAGAAGCCCGAATGGGGCATCAACGAAATCGATGTCGAAGGCGAGCGCGTGCCGATCGTCGTGCACGAGGAAGTGAGCAAGCCGTTCTGCAAGCTGCTGCGCTTCAAGCGCCACAGCAATGAAGCCGACCAGCTGCACACCATGCTCAACCAGCCGTTCGTGCTGGTGGTGGCGCCGCTGTCCGGCCACCACGCCACGCTGCTGCGCGACACCGTGCGCACCCTGCTTCGCGACCACCGCGTGTATGTGACCGACTGGGTCGACGCGCGCATGGTGCCGGCCAGCGAAGGCGAGTTCGGCCTCGACGACTACATCGCCTACATCCAGGAGTTCATCCGCCACCTCGGCGTCGAGCGCCTGCATGTGGTGAGCGTGTGCCAGCCGACGGTGCCGGTGCTGGCGGCGGTTTCGCTGATGGCCAGCCGTGGTGAACCGACCCCGCGCACGCTGGTGATGATGGGGGGCCCGATCGATGCGCGCTGCAGCCCAACCGCCGTCAACAACCTGGCCACGCAGAACCCGCTGTCGTGGTTCGAGAACAACGTCATCCACACCGTGCCGGGCAGCTATCCCGGCGCCGGCCGTCGCGTGTACCCGGGCTTCCTGCAGCACGCCGGCTTCCTGTCGATGAATCCCAGCCGCCACTTCAGCTCGCACTGGGATTTCTACACCGACCTGGTCAAGGGCGATCTCGAAGACGCCGACGCTCATCGCAACTTCTATGATGAGTACAACGCCGTGCTGGACATGCCGGCCAAGTACTACCTGGATACCATCCGCGTGGTGTTCCAGGACTTCCTGCTGCCGCGTGGCGAGTGGGTGGTCAACGGCGAAAAGGTCGATCCGTCGGCGATCCGCGATACCGCACTGTTGAGCATCGAAGGCGAGCTGGACGACATCGCCGGCCTCGGCCAGACCGAAGCGGCGCAGGCGCTGTGCACTGGCATCGGCGCGGACCGTCGCGAGCATTTCATCGTTGAAGGCGCCGGCCACTACGGCATCTTCAGCGGCCGTCGCTGGCGCGAAGTGGTGTACCCGAAGGTGCGCGATTTCTTCGCCGCGCATGCCGAAGCACCGGCGGCGAAGGCCTCAAAGAAGAAGAG
- a CDS encoding class I SAM-dependent DNA methyltransferase, with the protein MDKTYDAAYFQRWYRSADIGGSARLARKVALAVASAEYYLERPIRSVLDIGCGEGAWRAPLLKLRPKVEYLGFDSSEYAVRRYGRTRNLHLASFGDFAWLRPCAPVDLLICSDVMHYVPNRELRAGLAGVAELTAGVAFLETFAAEDAFEGDHDGFQARPARWYRRELARQGLQPVGSHCWLGPALAGDTAALERM; encoded by the coding sequence ATGGACAAGACCTACGACGCCGCCTACTTCCAACGCTGGTACCGCAGCGCCGACATCGGCGGCAGCGCTCGACTGGCGCGCAAGGTCGCTCTGGCCGTGGCCAGCGCCGAGTACTACCTGGAACGGCCGATCCGCAGCGTGCTGGACATCGGCTGTGGCGAAGGCGCCTGGCGCGCACCGCTGCTGAAGCTGCGTCCGAAGGTCGAATACCTCGGCTTCGACAGCAGCGAGTACGCTGTGCGCCGCTACGGGCGGACCCGCAACCTGCACCTGGCCAGCTTCGGTGATTTCGCCTGGCTGCGGCCCTGTGCCCCGGTCGACCTGCTGATCTGCTCGGACGTGATGCACTACGTACCCAATCGCGAACTGCGCGCAGGCCTGGCCGGCGTGGCTGAACTGACCGCGGGCGTGGCCTTCCTGGAGACCTTCGCCGCCGAGGATGCGTTCGAAGGCGACCACGATGGCTTCCAGGCCCGCCCGGCGCGCTGGTACCGGCGTGAACTGGCCCGGCAGGGCCTGCAGCCGGTAGGGTCGCATTGCTGGCTCGGCCCCGCTCTGGCAGGCGATACGGCCGCGCTGGAGCGGATGTGA
- a CDS encoding CopD family protein, which produces MQSYYWVKTFHIVFVVAWMATVFYLPRILVNLAETAGQPAVTERLQLMGLRLYRFGHSMFGLAFLLGLVLWLGYKVIPDFPTMVAAGGAGWLHAKLGLVVVLLAYFIWIGRLLKGVAKGRALPSSRALRWINEIPLLAFIPIVWLVLAKPF; this is translated from the coding sequence ATGCAGAGCTACTACTGGGTCAAGACCTTCCACATCGTGTTCGTGGTGGCGTGGATGGCGACGGTGTTCTATCTGCCGCGCATCCTGGTGAACCTGGCCGAGACCGCTGGCCAGCCGGCGGTGACCGAGCGCCTGCAGCTGATGGGCCTGCGCCTGTACCGCTTCGGCCACTCGATGTTCGGGTTGGCATTCCTGCTGGGTCTGGTGCTGTGGCTGGGCTACAAGGTCATCCCGGATTTCCCGACCATGGTCGCCGCGGGCGGTGCCGGTTGGTTGCACGCCAAGCTGGGCCTGGTGGTCGTGCTGCTGGCGTATTTCATCTGGATCGGGCGCCTGCTCAAGGGCGTGGCCAAGGGCAGGGCGCTGCCGTCGTCGCGCGCGCTGCGCTGGATCAACGAGATCCCGCTGCTGGCCTTCATCCCGATCGTGTGGCTGGTGCTGGCCAAGCCGTTCTGA